Proteins encoded in a region of the Zunongwangia endophytica genome:
- a CDS encoding AMP-dependent synthetase/ligase yields MNTIKRLFDFPYFQQKNYPLQTALATKYNGEWKKISTNDYIDEANKVSRALLRLGIQPNDKIAVISSSNRNEWNITDIGILQTGAQNVPIYPTISQQEYEYVLNHSESIYCFVSDKEVLNKINAIKANTHLKEVYSFDEIEGCKNWDEILKLGEDVSNQAEVQKRMDAIKTTDLATLIYTSGTTGKPKGVMLSHENIVSNVLGSAPRVPFDFGTYTALSFLPVCHVFERMILYLYQYYAVSIYFAESIELLSENLKEVKPNVITAVPRLLEKVYDKIVAKGSSAGGIKTKLFNWALALGHKYEPYGANGGWYEFQLSLARKIIFSKWKEGLGGNIELIVSGSAALQPRLARVFAAAGIPVMEGYGLTETSPVIAVNDQRDYNFRIGTVGKPIKNAEVRIAEDGEILTKGPSVMMGYYKDEEKTNQALTSDRFFHTGDIGEIDKNGFLKITDRKKEMFKTSGGKYVAPQLLENAMKQSQFIDQIMVLGEGEKMPAALIQPNFDFVKEWASRKNIDLGTGSEDDIAENKIVNDRIQEEIDFYNKSFGNWEQVKTFRLTPEIWSVEEGLLTPTMKVKRKNVVEKYSHLYNQIYDR; encoded by the coding sequence ATGAATACTATAAAACGTCTTTTTGATTTCCCTTATTTTCAGCAAAAAAATTATCCGCTGCAAACTGCTTTGGCGACAAAGTACAATGGTGAATGGAAGAAAATTTCTACTAACGATTATATAGATGAAGCTAATAAAGTAAGCCGCGCTTTACTAAGATTAGGAATTCAGCCGAACGATAAAATTGCGGTCATTTCTTCTTCTAATCGCAATGAATGGAATATAACCGATATTGGAATCTTACAAACAGGTGCCCAGAATGTTCCGATTTATCCCACAATTTCTCAGCAGGAATACGAATATGTTCTAAATCATAGCGAATCAATATATTGTTTCGTCTCTGACAAAGAAGTCTTAAACAAAATAAACGCGATAAAGGCTAATACTCACCTTAAAGAAGTTTACAGCTTCGACGAAATTGAAGGTTGTAAAAATTGGGATGAAATTTTAAAATTAGGAGAAGACGTAAGCAACCAGGCTGAAGTACAAAAGCGAATGGATGCTATAAAAACAACAGATCTTGCTACGCTTATCTACACTTCTGGAACTACCGGAAAGCCAAAAGGTGTCATGCTTTCTCACGAAAATATAGTAAGTAATGTTTTGGGAAGCGCGCCTAGAGTACCTTTCGATTTTGGAACTTATACGGCATTAAGCTTTTTACCGGTATGCCATGTCTTTGAAAGAATGATCCTTTATTTATACCAATATTATGCGGTCTCAATATATTTTGCTGAATCCATAGAATTACTCAGTGAAAATCTTAAGGAAGTAAAACCAAACGTAATTACTGCTGTACCAAGACTGTTAGAAAAGGTATACGATAAAATCGTTGCAAAAGGATCTTCGGCTGGTGGTATTAAAACAAAATTATTCAATTGGGCTTTAGCGCTTGGACATAAGTACGAGCCTTACGGTGCAAATGGCGGTTGGTATGAATTTCAACTTAGCCTGGCGAGAAAAATTATCTTTTCAAAATGGAAAGAAGGACTTGGTGGTAATATCGAACTAATTGTTTCCGGTAGTGCTGCATTACAGCCACGACTTGCGAGAGTTTTCGCAGCTGCAGGAATACCTGTCATGGAAGGTTACGGACTCACAGAAACTTCTCCCGTTATTGCCGTAAACGATCAAAGAGATTATAATTTCAGAATAGGAACGGTTGGAAAACCTATTAAAAATGCTGAAGTAAGAATCGCCGAAGACGGTGAAATACTTACCAAAGGACCCAGCGTAATGATGGGCTATTATAAAGATGAAGAAAAAACGAATCAGGCATTAACTTCAGATCGCTTTTTTCATACCGGCGACATTGGAGAAATTGATAAAAATGGTTTCTTAAAAATAACTGATCGTAAAAAAGAGATGTTTAAAACATCAGGAGGAAAATATGTTGCGCCTCAGCTATTAGAAAATGCAATGAAGCAGTCTCAGTTTATCGATCAAATAATGGTCTTAGGAGAAGGCGAAAAAATGCCGGCTGCCTTAATTCAACCTAATTTTGATTTTGTAAAGGAATGGGCTTCTAGAAAAAACATTGATTTGGGTACTGGTTCTGAAGACGACATTGCAGAAAATAAAATAGTAAATGATCGCATTCAGGAAGAAATTGATTTTTATAATAAAAGTTTCGGCAATTGGGAACAGGTAAAAACGTTTAGGTTAACCCCAGAGATTTGGAGCGTTGAAGAAGGACTTTTAACTCCTACGATGAAGGTGAAACGAAAAAATGTCGTAGAGAAGTACAGTCATCTTTACAATCAAATTTACGATAGATAA
- a CDS encoding DUF4136 domain-containing protein — MKNKNLVLPILIALLCYACGSQVKTVNPDEKNLDNYKSYAFLPNANLNASSEQQDVSKVVVETVNANMERAGYTLDSENPDLLVLISSKNPVEPTAQQNPSLQQDYAAYPYTDGVGTVSPAYGNYYYGGFGNFGRITGYDTDSYEYEAGAVIIDLVDRKTKETVWKGKTSKNLVDQADLEAQEEMVNLVFSEFPAFQKDSE, encoded by the coding sequence ATGAAAAATAAAAACTTAGTTCTTCCGATTCTTATTGCATTGCTTTGTTATGCTTGTGGATCACAGGTAAAAACTGTTAATCCAGATGAAAAGAATCTTGATAATTATAAAAGTTATGCATTTTTACCTAATGCGAATTTAAATGCGAGTTCGGAACAGCAAGATGTAAGTAAGGTAGTTGTTGAAACCGTCAATGCGAATATGGAGAGAGCCGGATATACTTTAGATTCAGAAAATCCAGATCTTTTAGTCCTTATAAGTTCTAAAAATCCGGTAGAGCCTACAGCTCAGCAAAATCCTTCACTTCAGCAAGATTATGCAGCATATCCTTATACTGATGGAGTAGGTACAGTAAGCCCTGCTTACGGAAATTACTATTACGGTGGTTTTGGAAACTTCGGAAGAATTACCGGATACGATACCGATTCTTACGAATATGAAGCTGGTGCCGTAATTATCGATTTAGTAGATCGTAAAACTAAAGAAACCGTTTGGAAAGGTAAAACCTCAAAAAATCTTGTAGACCAAGCCGATTTAGAAGCTCAGGAAGAAATGGTAAATCTTGTATTTAGTGAATTCCCGGCTTTTCAGAAAGATTCAGAATAA
- the purL gene encoding phosphoribosylformylglycinamidine synthase gives MILFFGTQTNKVFAVQTNTQLTAENISKLNWLFGGAQQYIESALADFFVGPRAAMITPWSTNAVEITQNMGIEGIIRIEEFYKIDEHFTDFDPMLSQKYAELNQNIFKIDIEPEAIEEIEDIEAYNQQEGLALNTEEVAYLQGLATKLGRKLTDSEVFGFSQVNSEHCRHKIFNGTFVIDGEEKPSSLFKLIRKTSEENPNEIVSAYKDNVAFVKGPNVEQFAPKSADKPDFYQNTNYDSVISLKAETHNFPTTVEPFNGAATGSGGEIRDRLAGGKGSLPLAGTSVYMTSYSRLEENRPWEKAMDERKWLYQTPMDILIKASNGASDFGNKFGQPLIVGSVLTFEHEEHGRKLGYDKVIMQAGGVGYGKATQAQKDIPQKGDKIVILGGENYRIGMGGAAVSSADTGEFSSGIELNAIQRSNPEMQKRAANAVRGMVEAEENPIVSIHDHGAGGHLNCLSELVEDTGGDIDLDKLPVGDPTLSSKEIIGNESQERMGLIIGEKDIEALQRVADRERSPMYSVGDVTGSHRFTFEGKQSGNKPMDLDLSDMFGSSPKTIMNDKTVSRQYETLVYSSDNIQEYLKQVLQLEAVACKDWLTNKVDRCVSGRVAKQQTAGPLQLPLNNVGVMALDYKGKDGVATSIGHSPISALVDPVAGSKNSIAEALTNIVWAPLEKGLKSVSLSANWMWPCNNEGEDARLYEAVQGVSDFAISLGINIPTGKDSLSMKQKYKDGDVLSPGTVIISAAGYCDDLTKIVEPVFQKNAGAIYYINLSQDSLKLGGSSFAQILNKVGDEVPTIKDDKNFAEVFYNLQGLIKKGMIAAGHDVASGGLITTLLEMCFADKGLGANIDLSALGESDLVKLLFNENSSVVFQATDDAAEKVLADNGIEFFKIGEVSENSKLTIKNASETLNFDVAKLRDVWYKTSFLLDQKQSGKEKATERFENYKNQALSYKFPSNFTGMLPEIDASKPKIKAAIIREKGSNSEREMARAMHLAGFDVKDVHMTDLISGRETLEDIQFIAAVGGFSNSDVLGSAKGWAGAFLYNEKAKTALDNFFKRDDTLSLGVCNGCQLFIELGLINPDHEEKPKMLHNDSHKFECNFTSVEIAENNSVMLGGLAGSKLGIWAAHGEGKFSFPYAEDKYNIVGKYGFEGYPANPNGSDFNTAMLTDDSGRHLVMMPHLERSTFSWNWGYYPKDRKDDQVTPWLSAFENAKNWLENK, from the coding sequence ATGATCCTATTCTTCGGAACTCAAACCAATAAGGTTTTTGCCGTTCAAACGAACACTCAGCTAACGGCTGAAAATATTTCTAAATTAAACTGGCTTTTTGGGGGTGCACAACAATATATCGAATCTGCTTTGGCAGATTTTTTTGTTGGTCCACGTGCTGCAATGATTACTCCATGGAGTACCAATGCGGTAGAAATAACCCAAAATATGGGGATCGAAGGCATTATTAGGATTGAGGAATTTTATAAAATCGATGAGCATTTTACTGATTTTGATCCTATGCTATCTCAGAAATATGCTGAATTAAATCAGAATATCTTTAAAATTGATATTGAACCAGAAGCCATTGAAGAAATCGAAGATATTGAAGCTTATAACCAACAGGAAGGTTTGGCTTTAAATACCGAAGAAGTAGCTTATTTACAAGGCTTAGCTACTAAATTAGGTCGAAAATTAACCGATTCTGAAGTTTTTGGTTTCTCTCAGGTAAACTCTGAACATTGTCGGCATAAAATCTTTAATGGAACTTTTGTGATCGATGGTGAAGAAAAACCTTCTTCTCTATTTAAACTGATTCGAAAAACTTCCGAAGAAAATCCAAACGAAATTGTTTCAGCTTATAAAGATAACGTTGCCTTTGTAAAAGGACCAAACGTGGAACAATTTGCTCCAAAATCTGCCGATAAACCAGATTTCTATCAAAATACAAATTACGATTCTGTAATCTCATTAAAAGCGGAAACCCACAATTTCCCAACTACGGTTGAACCTTTTAATGGTGCTGCAACAGGAAGTGGTGGTGAAATTCGAGATCGTCTTGCTGGTGGTAAAGGTTCGCTTCCTTTAGCAGGAACTTCAGTTTATATGACGTCGTATTCGAGATTGGAAGAAAATCGACCTTGGGAAAAAGCAATGGACGAGCGTAAATGGTTATACCAAACTCCGATGGATATCTTAATTAAAGCTTCTAACGGAGCTTCAGATTTTGGTAATAAATTTGGACAACCATTAATTGTTGGTTCTGTTTTAACTTTCGAGCATGAAGAACACGGCCGTAAATTAGGGTACGATAAAGTTATTATGCAAGCCGGTGGTGTGGGTTACGGTAAAGCAACCCAGGCGCAAAAAGATATTCCACAAAAAGGTGATAAAATAGTTATTCTTGGTGGTGAAAACTATAGAATTGGAATGGGTGGTGCTGCGGTTTCCTCTGCCGATACCGGAGAGTTTAGTAGCGGTATCGAATTGAATGCCATCCAACGTTCTAATCCAGAAATGCAAAAACGTGCCGCCAATGCAGTGCGTGGAATGGTAGAAGCTGAAGAAAATCCAATTGTTTCTATACACGATCACGGTGCAGGTGGTCACTTAAACTGTTTAAGTGAATTAGTTGAAGATACTGGTGGAGATATCGATTTGGATAAACTTCCAGTAGGAGATCCTACGCTTTCTTCAAAAGAAATTATTGGTAACGAGTCTCAGGAACGTATGGGATTAATTATCGGAGAAAAAGATATTGAAGCTTTACAACGTGTAGCCGATAGAGAACGCTCTCCTATGTATAGCGTTGGTGATGTTACCGGTTCGCATCGTTTTACTTTCGAAGGAAAGCAAAGTGGTAATAAACCTATGGATTTGGATCTTTCAGATATGTTTGGAAGCTCTCCAAAAACCATTATGAATGATAAAACAGTCTCCAGACAATACGAAACTCTGGTATATTCCTCAGATAATATTCAAGAGTATTTAAAGCAGGTTTTACAGTTAGAAGCTGTTGCTTGTAAGGATTGGTTAACCAATAAAGTTGACCGCTGTGTTTCGGGACGTGTGGCAAAACAACAAACAGCTGGACCGTTACAATTACCGCTTAACAATGTTGGGGTGATGGCCTTAGATTATAAAGGGAAAGATGGCGTTGCTACTTCTATTGGCCACTCTCCTATCTCGGCTTTAGTAGATCCTGTTGCAGGTTCTAAAAATTCTATTGCTGAAGCGCTTACTAACATCGTTTGGGCTCCCTTAGAAAAAGGTTTAAAATCAGTTTCTCTATCAGCAAATTGGATGTGGCCTTGTAATAATGAAGGCGAAGATGCTCGTTTGTACGAAGCGGTACAAGGAGTGTCTGACTTTGCTATAAGTTTGGGAATTAATATTCCTACAGGTAAAGATTCGCTTTCGATGAAACAAAAATACAAAGATGGCGATGTACTGTCCCCAGGAACTGTTATTATTTCTGCGGCCGGATATTGCGACGATCTTACTAAAATTGTAGAACCGGTTTTCCAGAAAAATGCAGGTGCTATTTATTATATCAATTTATCTCAAGATTCGTTAAAATTAGGTGGTTCTTCTTTTGCTCAGATTTTAAACAAAGTTGGAGACGAAGTGCCAACCATTAAAGACGATAAGAATTTTGCTGAAGTCTTCTATAACCTTCAGGGCTTAATTAAAAAGGGAATGATTGCTGCCGGACACGATGTTGCTTCTGGGGGATTAATTACTACGCTTTTAGAAATGTGCTTTGCAGACAAAGGTCTTGGTGCAAACATCGATCTTTCGGCATTGGGAGAAAGCGATCTTGTAAAATTATTATTCAATGAAAACAGTTCGGTTGTTTTTCAGGCGACTGATGATGCTGCGGAAAAAGTTTTGGCCGATAACGGGATTGAATTCTTTAAAATTGGTGAAGTTTCTGAAAACAGTAAACTGACAATAAAAAATGCTTCGGAAACATTGAATTTCGATGTAGCTAAATTACGTGATGTTTGGTATAAAACTTCATTCTTATTAGACCAAAAACAAAGCGGAAAAGAAAAAGCGACAGAACGTTTCGAAAACTATAAAAATCAGGCGTTATCTTATAAATTCCCATCAAATTTCACAGGTATGCTACCTGAAATTGATGCTTCTAAACCGAAAATAAAAGCGGCTATTATTCGTGAAAAAGGATCGAATTCTGAACGTGAAATGGCTCGTGCAATGCATTTAGCTGGTTTCGATGTAAAAGATGTGCACATGACCGATTTAATTAGCGGCCGTGAGACTTTAGAAGATATTCAGTTTATTGCTGCAGTTGGAGGTTTCTCTAACTCTGATGTTTTAGGAAGTGCAAAAGGTTGGGCAGGCGCTTTTCTTTATAATGAAAAAGCAAAAACAGCTTTGGATAACTTCTTCAAAAGAGACGATACCTTATCACTTGGTGTTTGCAATGGTTGCCAGTTATTTATTGAATTAGGATTAATTAATCCTGATCATGAAGAGAAACCTAAAATGTTGCATAACGATTCGCATAAATTCGAATGTAATTTTACTTCCGTAGAAATTGCTGAAAACAATTCGGTGATGCTAGGAGGTCTCGCAGGTAGTAAATTAGGAATCTGGGCGGCTCACGGCGAAGGTAAATTTAGTTTCCCTTATGCTGAAGATAAGTACAATATTGTTGGAAAGTATGGATTTGAAGGCTATCCTGCGAACCCAAATGGATCTGACTTTAATACGGCAATGCTAACCGACGATTCAGGTCGTCATTTAGTAATGATGCCACACTTAGAGCGTTCGACATTCTCTTGGAACTGGGGATATTATCCAAAAGATCGCAAAGATGATCAAGTAACACCATGGCTTAGCGCTTTCGAAAACGCAAAAAATTGGTTAGAAAATAAATAA
- a CDS encoding endonuclease: MISKFNYFLLCLFLVSFTACSEDDDVITQEPDQETELPSNPDEGSNEDEILNLDFTVSEDLADYYSEVSFDVTVEELKEELVNLTSDKHTNFLEYWQRHDYLYDATEDPNNSDNVILVYSGESRPKNQYQSGNNDNSTQTFNTEHIYPRSKITVETGESDLHNFYPADIGINSSRGNYPFAEGDGSYSSMGTSWYPGDDWRGDIARIVMYMNIRYAQTFEKVGNIDLFLEWNAADPVSELEVQKNNAIEEAQGNRNPFIDNPYLATVIWGGDEAVNTWTTDYSGPISEEYTDNSDDSEDSENDDEEEDDNTGGDNEGSENAILMFSEYVEGGGNNKAIEILNMSEETADLTAFSIKKQVNGNGEWSNELQLSGSLAPGEVFVIINAQSDLQQLLDEADITQNGAPMDFNGDDPVGLFNNGTLIDMIGVSGDIDFGKDVTLRRKSTVDGPATTYDEDEWETFDKNNVENIGTY; this comes from the coding sequence ATGATTTCAAAATTTAATTACTTTTTACTGTGCTTATTTTTAGTGTCTTTTACTGCCTGCAGTGAAGACGATGATGTTATTACGCAAGAACCAGATCAAGAAACAGAATTACCTTCTAATCCTGATGAAGGATCTAATGAAGATGAAATTTTAAATCTTGATTTTACAGTTTCTGAGGACTTAGCTGATTATTACAGTGAAGTTTCTTTTGACGTAACTGTAGAAGAATTAAAGGAAGAATTAGTAAATCTTACTTCAGACAAGCATACCAATTTTTTAGAGTACTGGCAACGTCATGACTATTTATACGATGCTACAGAAGACCCAAACAACTCTGATAATGTTATTCTAGTATACTCTGGTGAAAGCAGACCTAAAAATCAATATCAATCGGGTAACAATGATAATTCGACGCAAACTTTCAATACCGAGCATATCTATCCTAGATCTAAAATAACCGTAGAAACCGGCGAATCTGATCTTCACAACTTCTACCCTGCGGATATTGGCATTAATTCTAGTAGAGGAAACTATCCTTTTGCTGAAGGTGATGGATCTTACTCTTCAATGGGTACTAGCTGGTATCCTGGAGACGATTGGAGAGGTGATATCGCAAGAATAGTAATGTATATGAATATTCGTTACGCTCAAACTTTCGAAAAAGTTGGAAATATAGATCTATTTTTAGAATGGAATGCTGCCGATCCTGTTTCAGAATTAGAAGTACAAAAAAATAATGCAATTGAAGAAGCACAAGGAAACCGTAATCCATTTATAGACAATCCATATTTAGCAACAGTTATTTGGGGAGGTGATGAAGCTGTAAATACATGGACAACCGACTATAGCGGACCTATCTCTGAAGAATATACCGATAATTCTGACGATTCTGAAGACAGTGAAAACGATGATGAAGAGGAAGATGACAACACAGGTGGAGATAACGAAGGAAGCGAAAATGCGATCTTGATGTTTTCTGAATATGTTGAAGGCGGCGGAAATAATAAAGCCATCGAAATCTTAAATATGTCTGAGGAAACTGCCGATCTTACTGCTTTCAGTATTAAAAAGCAAGTAAACGGAAACGGGGAATGGAGTAACGAACTGCAACTATCAGGTTCTCTTGCGCCAGGCGAAGTATTTGTCATAATTAATGCCCAATCTGATCTACAACAATTATTAGATGAAGCTGACATTACCCAAAATGGTGCTCCAATGGATTTTAATGGAGATGATCCTGTTGGCTTATTTAATAACGGAACATTAATCGATATGATTGGTGTATCAGGTGATATTGATTTTGGTAAAGATGTTACTTTAAGAAGAAAGTCTACAGTAGATGGACCCGCTACAACTTATGATGAAGACGAATGGGAAACATTCGACAAAAACAATGTAGAAAATATCGGAACTTACTAA
- a CDS encoding RsmB/NOP family class I SAM-dependent RNA methyltransferase, translating into MRLHRNLVFATIDGLKEIFNEGQYADKVIEKTLKRDKRWGARDRSFIAETTYDIVRWKRLYAEIAEVKEPFSRENLFRLFAVWATLKGIKLPEWKQIEDTPTRRIKGRFDALSKIRKFRESIPDWLDELGVAELGEEVWEKEIGALNIQAPVIIRANKLKTDAATLKNKLSEEGFETINLKDYPDALQLVERANIFRTECFKKGMFEVQDASSQLVADFLDVQPGNRVVDTCAGAGGKALHLAALMENKGQVIALDIYGNKLKELKRRAKRAGAHNIETRAIDTTKVIKKLYGQADRVLIDAPCSGLGVLSRNPDAKWKLEPEFLDRIRKTQQEIIRQYSRIVKDGGKMVYATCSVLPSENQMQVKDFLASEEGKDFKLVEDRKILSSETGFDGFYMALLEKSE; encoded by the coding sequence ATGCGTTTACATAGAAATTTAGTTTTTGCAACTATAGATGGCCTCAAAGAAATTTTCAACGAAGGCCAATATGCCGATAAAGTGATTGAAAAGACCTTAAAACGTGACAAGCGTTGGGGAGCGAGAGATCGTAGTTTTATTGCTGAAACAACTTACGACATCGTAAGATGGAAACGCCTTTATGCTGAAATTGCTGAAGTTAAAGAACCTTTTTCTCGTGAAAATTTGTTTCGACTATTTGCAGTTTGGGCAACTTTAAAAGGAATTAAGTTACCAGAATGGAAACAAATTGAAGACACCCCTACCCGCCGTATTAAAGGTAGATTCGATGCGCTTAGCAAAATTAGAAAGTTTAGAGAATCTATTCCAGATTGGTTAGATGAGTTGGGTGTTGCTGAACTTGGTGAAGAAGTTTGGGAGAAAGAAATTGGAGCGCTTAATATACAGGCTCCAGTAATTATTCGAGCCAACAAACTAAAAACTGATGCTGCTACACTAAAAAATAAACTTAGTGAAGAAGGTTTTGAAACCATAAACCTTAAAGATTATCCAGATGCACTTCAATTAGTAGAACGTGCTAACATTTTTAGAACAGAATGTTTCAAAAAAGGAATGTTTGAAGTTCAGGATGCATCTTCGCAATTGGTAGCCGATTTTCTAGATGTTCAGCCTGGTAATCGTGTAGTCGATACCTGCGCCGGTGCTGGTGGTAAAGCTTTACATTTAGCCGCGCTAATGGAAAATAAAGGTCAGGTGATCGCTTTAGATATCTACGGAAATAAATTAAAAGAACTTAAGCGACGTGCAAAACGTGCTGGTGCTCATAATATTGAAACTCGTGCTATTGATACCACAAAGGTGATCAAAAAGCTATATGGGCAGGCCGATAGAGTTTTAATTGATGCGCCTTGTAGCGGTCTTGGCGTTTTAAGCCGTAATCCGGATGCTAAATGGAAATTGGAACCTGAGTTTTTAGATCGTATTCGTAAAACGCAACAGGAAATTATTCGCCAGTATTCCAGAATTGTAAAGGATGGTGGTAAAATGGTTTACGCCACATGCTCGGTTTTACCTTCAGAAAATCAAATGCAGGTAAAAGATTTTTTAGCTTCAGAAGAAGGAAAAGATTTCAAATTAGTAGAAGACCGTAAAATTCTTTCTTCAGAAACAGGTTTTGATGGATTCTATATGGCGCTGCTTGAAAAAAGTGAGTAA
- a CDS encoding WD40/YVTN/BNR-like repeat-containing protein: MKKVWIMALMAVVACKNDTKTTKTNTTEEKEVGVQHTFESLKIEPILENDSLSIRAIEVIGNNLAFAANNGTYGLYNSATGSWKLSQQKYDSVTPEFRAVASTASDFFMLSVENPALLYKTGDDGKMKLVYKEEDEKVFYDAIAFWNDQEGIAMGDPTDDCLSVIVTRDGGNSWKKIDCEKLPKAAESEAAFAASNSNIAIEGDHVWILSGGMKSRVFHSADKGKTWEVAETPLKQGKPTLGGYSMDFYDAENGIIIGGNYEDPNGNTGNKAITKDGGKTWNLIADGEEPNYKSSVRYVPNSNGKEIIATGFTGISYSKDAGETWRKLSDEGFYTIRFLNDSTAFAAGSKRIAKIYFK; encoded by the coding sequence ATGAAGAAAGTCTGGATTATGGCTTTGATGGCTGTTGTAGCCTGCAAAAATGATACAAAAACAACTAAAACGAATACTACGGAAGAAAAAGAAGTAGGTGTTCAACATACTTTTGAAAGCTTGAAAATCGAACCTATTCTAGAAAATGATTCTTTAAGCATACGTGCGATTGAAGTGATTGGGAACAATCTGGCCTTCGCTGCGAATAATGGTACTTATGGACTGTACAATTCGGCTACTGGAAGCTGGAAATTATCTCAGCAAAAATACGATTCGGTTACTCCGGAGTTTAGAGCAGTAGCGAGTACAGCAAGTGACTTTTTTATGCTGAGTGTTGAAAATCCGGCCCTGCTTTATAAAACAGGCGATGATGGAAAGATGAAACTGGTTTACAAAGAGGAGGACGAAAAAGTGTTTTATGATGCAATTGCTTTTTGGAACGATCAGGAAGGAATCGCTATGGGTGATCCCACAGACGACTGTTTATCTGTTATTGTAACAAGAGATGGTGGTAATTCCTGGAAAAAAATTGACTGTGAGAAACTCCCAAAAGCAGCTGAAAGCGAAGCGGCATTTGCAGCTAGTAACTCAAATATTGCAATAGAAGGCGATCATGTTTGGATCTTGAGTGGCGGAATGAAATCACGAGTTTTCCACTCTGCCGATAAGGGAAAAACATGGGAAGTTGCAGAGACTCCGCTTAAACAAGGAAAACCAACTTTGGGCGGTTATAGCATGGATTTTTATGATGCTGAAAACGGAATTATCATAGGCGGAAATTACGAAGATCCAAATGGAAATACCGGAAATAAAGCCATCACAAAAGACGGCGGTAAAACCTGGAATCTAATTGCTGACGGTGAAGAACCAAATTATAAAAGCAGCGTTCGCTATGTACCAAATAGCAACGGAAAAGAAATTATAGCAACCGGTTTTACAGGAATTTCTTATTCTAAAGATGCGGGAGAAACCTGGAGAAAATTAAGTGATGAAGGTTTTTATACCATTCGGTTTTTAAATGATTCAACTGCCTTTGCGGCAGGATCTAAACGAATTGCGAAAATCTATTTCAAATAA
- a CDS encoding winged helix-turn-helix transcriptional regulator encodes MKMKSHCPINYSLEHFGDRWSLLIIRDLMFNGKRHYNEFLESAEKISTSVLGDRLKQLEEADIINKGKDEVKKSRIKYSLTRKGINMLPIMLELVCWSGKYDSESDINDDFLTQANNEREKLIQSTTEKLENEHLMN; translated from the coding sequence ATGAAAATGAAATCACACTGTCCAATAAACTATTCTCTGGAACACTTTGGAGATAGATGGTCTTTATTAATTATAAGAGATTTAATGTTTAATGGGAAAAGACACTATAATGAATTTTTAGAGTCAGCAGAAAAAATTTCTACAAGTGTTTTGGGAGATAGATTAAAACAACTGGAGGAAGCCGATATCATTAATAAAGGAAAAGATGAAGTAAAAAAATCAAGAATCAAATATAGCCTTACCAGAAAGGGAATAAATATGCTCCCCATAATGCTAGAACTTGTTTGTTGGAGCGGGAAATACGATAGTGAAAGTGATATTAATGATGATTTTTTAACTCAAGCAAATAATGAAAGAGAGAAACTAATACAATCAACAACAGAAAAATTAGAAAATGAGCATTTAATGAATTAA
- a CDS encoding VOC family protein, which yields MENSRKSNDGLGTLAFYNIAFVVSNIEDSIKWYTDSLGFKLLAKQSIPVPEGHVEMAFMEGAGMKIEMIENSNNQSIESIRKDAKTDAVPTVVGSKALVFYVEDLEVTTKELENKAVHFLWKKRYLAKDSLYCTMILDNDDNRVNIFQRNTII from the coding sequence ATGGAAAATAGTAGAAAGTCAAATGATGGGTTAGGCACTTTAGCATTTTATAATATTGCCTTTGTAGTTTCCAACATTGAAGATTCAATAAAGTGGTATACTGATAGTTTAGGCTTTAAATTATTAGCAAAACAGTCTATTCCAGTTCCAGAAGGACATGTGGAAATGGCTTTTATGGAAGGCGCAGGTATGAAAATTGAAATGATTGAGAACTCAAATAACCAATCGATTGAGTCAATTAGAAAAGATGCAAAAACTGATGCCGTACCTACAGTAGTTGGCTCGAAAGCATTAGTATTTTATGTAGAAGATCTAGAAGTAACAACCAAGGAACTTGAAAATAAAGCGGTTCATTTTTTATGGAAGAAGCGGTATTTAGCTAAGGATAGCCTTTATTGTACTATGATTTTAGATAATGATGATAATCGCGTTAATATATTTCAAAGAAACACTATTATATAA